One window of Candidatus Nanosynbacter sp. HMT-352 genomic DNA carries:
- a CDS encoding LexA family protein: protein MVYTLDMKLTKKQKIMLDFIDGFIKGNGYSPTLREIMRALGYKSVSTVAKHVDNLVAAGFLEKQDGEVRSLTLSSEKKEVWWQNLVKEIKKREAEDDEKSRSEVEILKKALEIVRQ, encoded by the coding sequence ATGGTGTATACTTTAGATATGAAACTGACGAAAAAGCAAAAAATAATGTTGGATTTTATCGATGGGTTTATAAAGGGCAATGGCTATAGTCCGACGCTTCGGGAAATTATGCGCGCCTTAGGCTATAAATCGGTGTCGACGGTGGCAAAACATGTTGATAATTTGGTGGCTGCGGGATTTTTGGAGAAGCAGGACGGCGAAGTTAGGTCTTTGACGCTGAGCAGTGAGAAAAAAGAAGTTTGGTGGCAGAATTTAGTGAAGGAAATTAAGAAGAGAGAAGCCGAGGACGACGAAAAATCACGCTCGGAAGTGGAGATTTTAAAAAAAGCATTGGAAATTGTCCGTCAGTAA
- a CDS encoding O-antigen ligase family protein, with amino-acid sequence MAKKYINDVRFWLLAIIIFGGGFALHPSVGLSILDFPSLRVGLYQIVAVSLLLFSLPLLLKKRQELLKNRWLIGGSLAIFIAIVVGIFFAEARLRTALYSLSLLFLLAVGLSAGLIYGELSKSEKRKLISVGLWGGLVFGILAIIQLIVATFEPTGFGTLCAGCKADVFGFPRINLFAAEPQFFANSLLPAFFLAFFQPKSRLAKFSLFFTTLAISLTFSRGGFLAIFIAITALFIIVFIKRIDASFIRKKLPIIFVGLLFGFILLFSSANIRYANTPFIAHNTFVSMVDQLSLGKIKIPQKSIAKNPSPKSAENIPPSNNSFQPAGFVEASANDRLSASDLAIKSWLSSPRTFFFGVGLGNLGNFIQKHLHVNVPTDQTVYVFYILLLSGLGIVGLFTLLIAPLIIIFFAIKNIRKIKAQFILSLTVAMFIHFWFFGSFINTIHCFAIIGIFLYNYPRDYAEKV; translated from the coding sequence ATGGCAAAAAAATACATTAACGACGTTCGATTCTGGCTATTGGCTATTATTATTTTTGGTGGCGGCTTCGCCCTGCATCCCAGTGTCGGCTTATCAATTCTGGATTTCCCGTCACTGCGCGTAGGATTATACCAAATCGTTGCCGTAAGCCTATTGTTATTCTCCTTGCCATTACTACTTAAAAAACGCCAAGAATTATTGAAAAACCGATGGCTAATCGGCGGATCTTTAGCAATTTTTATCGCCATTGTCGTCGGCATATTTTTCGCAGAAGCACGCCTGCGCACCGCGTTATATTCGTTATCGCTATTATTCCTACTCGCCGTCGGATTATCCGCTGGCTTAATTTACGGCGAATTATCAAAATCAGAAAAACGTAAACTCATCAGCGTCGGACTGTGGGGCGGACTAGTTTTTGGGATTTTAGCAATTATTCAGCTTATCGTCGCCACCTTTGAACCAACAGGATTTGGCACGCTTTGCGCTGGTTGTAAAGCCGACGTTTTTGGGTTTCCACGAATCAATTTATTCGCCGCCGAACCGCAATTCTTCGCCAATTCTCTACTTCCAGCATTTTTCCTTGCGTTCTTTCAACCAAAATCTCGCTTAGCCAAATTTAGCCTATTTTTCACAACTCTCGCCATATCTTTAACATTTTCCCGTGGCGGATTTTTAGCAATTTTTATCGCCATCACAGCCTTATTTATAATCGTTTTCATAAAACGAATTGACGCATCTTTTATTCGTAAAAAACTTCCAATCATCTTCGTTGGATTACTATTCGGATTCATCTTATTATTCTCATCAGCCAACATTAGATACGCCAATACGCCCTTCATCGCACACAATACCTTCGTCAGTATGGTTGATCAATTATCTCTCGGGAAAATTAAGATTCCACAAAAATCCATCGCCAAAAATCCGTCACCAAAATCCGCCGAAAACATTCCACCAAGCAACAATTCTTTCCAACCTGCCGGTTTTGTTGAAGCTTCCGCCAATGACAGGCTCAGCGCCAGTGACTTAGCCATAAAATCTTGGCTATCATCGCCACGAACGTTCTTCTTTGGCGTTGGACTCGGCAACCTCGGTAATTTCATCCAAAAACATCTTCACGTAAACGTCCCAACAGACCAAACAGTCTACGTTTTTTACATATTATTACTCAGCGGCTTAGGGATTGTTGGGCTATTCACCCTTCTAATTGCCCCATTGATAATCATATTTTTCGCCATAAAAAATATCCGTAAAATTAAAGCTCAATTTATCTTATCGCTGACCGTCGCGATGTTTATACATTTTTGGTTTTTTGGTAGTTTCATAAATACGATTCATTGTTTTGCTATAATCGGCATATTTTTGTATAATTACCCCAGAGATTATGCGGAAAAAGTCTGA
- a CDS encoding glycoside hydrolase family 16 protein, whose product MLIRKRFLNTKVKILTGVIAAGLFIGGSLLTLPTGQAKSVVSDDYPLNDSTHWNTEPVWRDEFNGTSLDKESWNIYGSGWSANNVQSCYSRSEENVNVKNGSLNLVGLYKPGARCKGNEKSGDFTSGFVETKGKKSWTYGYIEARIKMPNNKSTWPGFWMSPDKPTYGSWPRSGEIDIVETKGSNLDYAAADAHWGLSTYNKKHAQGRDLPAGFKDTTQWHTYGVKWTEGKLEYYIDGVKFHTVSSFGWPNAANTPYGPFDKPFFLRLNLAIGGDYIDGKGSKWSNAYNALAEYPESFPATMSIDYVRVYERRTAKEINVPDNNLRTQLNKKLSTALSTNRKNDQKITDVELEKLTDLNLDAADNASEAEKIHDLTGLEAAKNLKTLSLKNSSIFDLRAVSNIKSLKSINLTINR is encoded by the coding sequence ATGTTAATAAGAAAACGCTTTTTAAATACAAAAGTTAAAATATTAACTGGAGTAATAGCCGCTGGACTATTCATTGGCGGGTCGCTACTTACCTTGCCAACTGGACAAGCTAAGAGTGTCGTCAGCGATGATTATCCATTAAATGATAGTACTCACTGGAACACAGAACCTGTTTGGCGTGATGAGTTTAATGGCACATCGTTAGATAAAGAATCTTGGAATATATACGGCAGCGGATGGAGCGCTAATAACGTCCAGAGTTGCTACAGTAGAAGTGAAGAGAATGTGAATGTTAAAAACGGCAGTCTAAACTTAGTAGGACTATATAAGCCTGGTGCGCGCTGCAAAGGAAATGAAAAAAGCGGCGACTTCACCTCTGGATTCGTAGAGACAAAGGGTAAAAAATCTTGGACTTACGGCTACATCGAGGCGCGTATAAAAATGCCAAATAACAAGAGTACTTGGCCTGGTTTTTGGATGAGTCCTGACAAACCTACATACGGCAGTTGGCCTCGCAGTGGTGAAATTGACATCGTAGAAACTAAAGGTTCTAACTTAGATTACGCGGCAGCAGACGCTCACTGGGGACTTTCAACATACAATAAAAAACATGCTCAAGGTAGAGATTTACCAGCTGGATTTAAAGATACTACTCAGTGGCACACTTACGGCGTAAAATGGACTGAAGGAAAATTGGAATATTACATTGACGGCGTAAAATTCCATACAGTCAGTAGTTTTGGATGGCCAAACGCAGCAAACACACCTTACGGCCCATTCGACAAGCCATTCTTCTTGCGTCTTAACTTAGCAATCGGCGGTGACTACATTGACGGTAAAGGTAGTAAATGGTCAAACGCCTACAACGCCCTAGCTGAATATCCAGAGTCATTCCCGGCAACTATGTCAATCGATTACGTCCGTGTATACGAAAGACGAACAGCTAAGGAAATAAACGTGCCAGATAACAATTTGCGCACTCAACTTAATAAAAAACTGTCAACAGCACTTAGCACTAATCGTAAAAACGATCAAAAAATTACTGACGTAGAGTTGGAAAAATTGACAGATCTTAACTTAGATGCGGCCGACAACGCATCAGAAGCAGAAAAGATTCACGATTTAACAGGCTTAGAGGCAGCTAAAAACCTTAAGACCTTATCTCTTAAGAACAGCTCTATCTTCGACCTAAGAGCAGTTTCTAACATCAAATCTCTAAAGTCAATAAACTTAACGATTAATCGCTAA
- a CDS encoding glycosyltransferase: MSKPKIAIVHDWIYGGGAEKVVLEIHKLYPDAPIYTSFCSDEWRERLDNKVITGYLQRWPFSKIRRLLPLLRQWWFAKLDLSEFDIIISSSGNGEAKFVRKSRPDQLHICYCHTPTHFYWRHYDEYIKRPSFRPQWLARLGLKTLVRPLKKRDFNAAQQVDIFIANSTGIQADIEEFYQRKSTVIFPPIDVSSFSPLAKNRKQTSIPKKPRCLIWGRIVPMKRLDIAIKACQKLGWQLDIIGKGPDVDNLKNIADKHTNFLGFVDNATREKYIKKADLFIFCSHEDFGIAPVEALASGIPVVAYEAGGALDYIKPEKNGWFFSEQTDSSLTETLEKLPGKKVSPTKISATANEFSAAIFHKAIKNIVDKSWKEHYRENRN, from the coding sequence ATGAGTAAGCCAAAAATTGCCATAGTTCACGACTGGATTTACGGCGGCGGAGCCGAAAAAGTCGTTTTGGAAATTCACAAATTATACCCAGACGCGCCAATTTACACTTCTTTTTGTAGTGATGAATGGCGAGAAAGATTAGACAACAAAGTCATTACTGGTTATTTACAGCGATGGCCGTTTTCAAAAATTCGACGATTACTGCCACTTCTTAGACAGTGGTGGTTCGCTAAACTTGATCTTAGCGAATTTGACATTATCATCTCAAGCTCTGGAAATGGTGAGGCAAAATTCGTCCGCAAATCCAGACCAGATCAACTTCATATCTGCTATTGCCACACGCCAACGCATTTTTATTGGCGACATTACGACGAATATATCAAACGACCAAGTTTTCGCCCGCAATGGCTGGCGCGCCTAGGCTTAAAAACCTTAGTCCGACCACTGAAAAAACGAGATTTCAATGCCGCTCAGCAAGTTGATATTTTTATCGCCAACTCTACGGGAATTCAGGCTGATATTGAAGAGTTTTACCAGCGAAAAAGTACGGTTATTTTTCCGCCAATTGACGTGTCGAGCTTTTCGCCACTTGCTAAAAATCGCAAGCAAACATCCATCCCCAAAAAACCTCGCTGTCTGATTTGGGGGCGAATTGTGCCAATGAAACGACTTGATATCGCTATTAAGGCTTGTCAGAAACTTGGCTGGCAATTAGATATTATTGGAAAAGGTCCAGACGTTGACAACCTGAAGAATATCGCCGATAAACATACTAATTTCTTAGGATTTGTCGATAATGCCACGCGAGAAAAATATATTAAAAAAGCAGATTTGTTTATTTTTTGTTCACACGAAGATTTTGGAATCGCGCCAGTTGAAGCGTTGGCGTCTGGTATCCCAGTGGTTGCGTATGAAGCTGGCGGCGCACTTGATTATATAAAACCCGAAAAAAACGGCTGGTTCTTTTCTGAGCAAACAGATTCTTCATTGACAGAAACCCTAGAGAAACTTCCAGGAAAAAAAGTTTCACCAACAAAAATCTCAGCCACAGCAAACGAATTTTCAGCTGCAATTTTTCATAAAGCGATAAAAAATATAGTTGATAAATCATGGAAGGAACATTATCGTGAAAATCGTAATTGA
- a CDS encoding family 16 glycosylhydrolase, which produces MAVGIVVGGALFTLPMDNAKGAGSPYPPTDSENWNPEPVWRDEFDGNSLDGTKWTALNGGWGDEGQQVRNCYTRSDENINVSGGSLNLIGLYKPGATCTGGNTKTGNFTSGFVQTKNKAYFKYGYIEARIKMPKNKSTWPGFWMSPNNSPYSAGWPDWGEIDIVETKGSNHQFAASDAHWRDKNTPTGQTGSHRNRQGVIPPSKFGTGNDTTEWHTYGVKWTEGKLEYFIDGEWHHTITEFKNSNSTGSPNGPFDQNFFLRLNLAIGGNYIDSPWDDPINSVGAANGEGFPATMSVDYVRVYEMRKPKEVEVKDTQLRKLLNDRLSTVFSTNRKDDQKITDVELERLTDLNLSYSNIYDLTGIEAAKNLQNLLLNNNYISDLSPLSGLTSLKILSLRNNCFADISPLAGLTSLTSLRLENQRVSVKPNDKSFASPLKDLVGNTVSVTNSAEVVNDTATPGNIQLLSLPASGASPILNAPWTRSVTIGAISATFSGTLAVDTSAIPRASQPQPQPQPQPQPQPQPQPGNPSAAAHNPVNKPQNAVSGLLANTGFNAFLGVIATLALVAAGLFILR; this is translated from the coding sequence ATGGCTGTCGGTATTGTTGTTGGTGGTGCGTTATTTACTCTGCCAATGGACAACGCCAAAGGTGCAGGAAGTCCATATCCGCCAACAGATAGTGAAAACTGGAATCCAGAACCTGTTTGGCGTGATGAGTTTGACGGAAATTCACTAGATGGGACCAAATGGACAGCTCTTAATGGCGGATGGGGAGACGAAGGCCAACAAGTTCGAAACTGCTACACGAGATCAGATGAGAACATTAATGTCAGTGGCGGTAGCTTAAATCTAATTGGACTATACAAACCAGGAGCAACCTGTACTGGTGGTAACACTAAAACTGGCAACTTCACTTCCGGATTCGTACAGACGAAAAATAAGGCATATTTTAAATATGGCTACATCGAAGCTCGCATAAAAATGCCAAAGAATAAGAGTACTTGGCCTGGTTTTTGGATGAGTCCTAACAACTCTCCGTACAGTGCTGGTTGGCCTGATTGGGGCGAGATCGACATCGTAGAGACAAAAGGCTCTAATCACCAATTCGCTGCTTCTGACGCACACTGGCGAGACAAGAATACACCGACCGGTCAAACCGGAAGTCACAGAAACCGCCAAGGCGTTATTCCACCAAGTAAGTTCGGCACTGGTAATGACACTACAGAGTGGCACACATACGGCGTAAAATGGACTGAAGGAAAACTTGAATATTTCATTGACGGAGAATGGCATCACACAATTACTGAATTTAAGAATTCGAACTCCACAGGAAGCCCTAATGGTCCTTTTGATCAGAACTTCTTCTTACGACTTAACTTAGCCATTGGAGGCAATTACATTGATTCGCCATGGGATGATCCTATCAACTCAGTAGGAGCTGCAAATGGAGAGGGCTTCCCGGCAACTATGTCAGTCGACTACGTCCGCGTGTACGAGATGCGAAAACCCAAAGAGGTTGAAGTCAAGGACACACAACTGCGCAAGTTGCTTAATGACAGACTGTCAACAGTATTTAGCACTAATCGTAAAGACGATCAAAAAATTACTGACGTAGAGTTGGAAAGATTGACAGATCTTAACCTAAGTTACTCAAACATTTACGACCTAACCGGAATAGAAGCTGCTAAGAATCTTCAGAACTTGTTGTTAAACAACAACTATATCTCAGACCTAAGCCCACTATCTGGTCTAACTTCTCTAAAAATTCTATCCTTAAGAAATAACTGCTTCGCCGATATAAGTCCGCTAGCTGGATTAACATCCCTGACTTCCCTACGTCTTGAAAATCAGCGAGTTAGTGTTAAGCCTAACGACAAATCATTCGCTTCACCGCTGAAGGATTTGGTAGGAAACACGGTTTCTGTAACCAACTCAGCGGAAGTCGTCAACGACACAGCAACTCCTGGAAATATTCAGCTACTATCACTACCAGCCAGCGGAGCATCTCCTATCCTGAATGCTCCTTGGACCAGAAGCGTAACAATCGGAGCAATTTCAGCTACGTTCAGTGGTACTCTGGCTGTTGACACATCAGCGATTCCTAGGGCATCACAGCCTCAGCCTCAGCCGCAGCCACAACCACAGCCGCAGCCGCAGCCACAGCCTGGAAATCCGTCAGCTGCCGCTCATAATCCAGTTAATAAGCCTCAGAATGCTGTAAGCGGTCTACTCGCAAACACAGGATTTAATGCCTTCTTAGGTGTTATCGCCACCCTAGCATTAGTTGCCGCAGGACTATTCATTCTACGCTAA
- a CDS encoding sugar transferase, producing MRKKSDFYFKIVLVVLDILALLSAFTIAYILRISLDPRPFHISINAIDFITSIFMTLPLWIVMFYFFGLYDREIYTHPLRNFGRILLASITGIMIMISVTFFTNTPLFPAKLVAGYATGIGFVLLMIFRSAANIVRLKLLKRGLGARRVILIGNCDLTHVLADFIETNPLTGFKISGIVAQTQFIPIELKKLRRSSLESALTRDKIDVIIQTDSKNVSEHYQIAQKHYLDFYQAPEFDGIMTTKHTIDIIDSVPLIHTHPTPLMGYGRIVKRIMDIIGGTAGIIIASPIMLLVAIAVKISDPAGPILMHGKQQKRLTRYNRPFKVYKFRSHYAKFDGKTDEEVFRMVGKPELIEEYRKNGDKLDHDFRVTPVGRFIRRFSLDELPQLFNVVKGDISLVGPRALVPHELSAYDKKHVLLAVKSGLTGLAVVSGRRSISFEERRRIDLYYVQNWSIWMDITILLKTCLVIFQKDN from the coding sequence ATGCGGAAAAAGTCTGATTTTTACTTCAAAATTGTCCTGGTCGTTCTTGATATCTTAGCTTTATTGAGCGCATTTACTATTGCCTATATTTTGCGAATTTCCCTGGATCCTAGACCATTCCATATCAGCATCAATGCCATAGATTTTATTACCTCCATTTTTATGACGCTACCGTTGTGGATCGTGATGTTCTATTTCTTTGGCTTATACGACCGAGAGATTTACACGCACCCATTACGAAACTTTGGACGAATACTTTTAGCGTCAATAACTGGAATTATGATTATGATTTCCGTGACGTTCTTTACCAACACTCCGTTATTCCCAGCCAAACTCGTCGCTGGTTATGCCACTGGAATTGGCTTTGTTCTACTAATGATTTTCCGCAGCGCCGCCAATATTGTTCGTCTGAAGTTATTAAAGCGCGGCTTAGGAGCTCGCCGTGTTATATTAATTGGCAATTGTGATTTAACTCACGTTCTGGCTGATTTTATAGAAACTAATCCGTTAACTGGCTTTAAGATTAGCGGAATTGTTGCACAAACCCAGTTCATTCCTATTGAACTAAAAAAGCTTCGACGCTCGTCATTAGAATCGGCGCTCACCAGAGATAAAATTGACGTCATCATCCAAACCGACTCAAAAAACGTTAGTGAACATTATCAAATTGCCCAGAAACATTATCTGGATTTTTATCAAGCGCCGGAATTCGACGGAATTATGACCACCAAGCACACTATTGATATCATCGACTCCGTGCCGCTAATTCACACTCATCCGACGCCGTTAATGGGCTATGGGCGAATTGTTAAGCGGATTATGGATATTATCGGTGGAACAGCTGGGATTATTATCGCCTCGCCAATTATGCTTTTGGTGGCAATTGCCGTAAAAATCAGCGACCCAGCGGGACCGATTTTAATGCACGGCAAACAGCAAAAACGTCTCACTCGCTACAATCGACCGTTTAAGGTCTATAAGTTCCGCTCGCATTATGCAAAGTTTGATGGCAAAACTGACGAAGAAGTCTTTCGAATGGTTGGTAAGCCTGAGCTAATTGAAGAATACCGTAAAAACGGCGACAAGCTTGATCATGATTTTCGTGTGACGCCAGTTGGTCGATTTATTCGTCGCTTTAGCCTTGATGAATTACCGCAGTTATTCAACGTCGTTAAAGGAGATATCAGCCTAGTCGGACCGCGAGCGCTGGTACCGCACGAATTAAGCGCATACGATAAAAAACACGTTTTATTAGCGGTCAAATCTGGGTTAACTGGACTTGCAGTAGTATCTGGCAGACGCAGCATCAGCTTTGAAGAGCGGCGACGAATTGACTTATATTATGTTCAAAACTGGAGTATCTGGATGGACATCACGATTTTATTAAAAACCTGCTTGGTTATTTTCCAGAAAGATAATTAA